A window of Arcobacter acticola genomic DNA:
TTTCGATTATTTCCATTTGCATTTCCTGTGTTGTTTGATTTGTGATATTTAATATTAAATTTTTATATTGAAAAAGACTTTCCCTTATTATTGGTAAATTTGCACTTTTTTCTATGGATTTTTCAATAAAATTTAATATATTAGATTGAAAAGAAATTCTTTCATATTCAACTTCTTTTGCACTTTTTTCATCGGCATCTCTACCATCTAAAGTTAAATAATAGATTTTAAAAAACTTTTTATCTTGCTTTTTTGCATATTCAAAATAATCACTTAATTGTTTATCTTGATCTGTTGCATCTATTTTCATTTCAATTGCAATATAATAATCATCATTTTCAATAGTAAAATCTATCCTTCTATTAGCGTCTATTAAATTTTCTCTACCTACTTTTACATTTTCAAAATCAAAATCTTCAATTTTTAGAACTTCATCTATAAAAATTCTTAAATATTTATCATCTTGATAATGTGTACCTTTTGGATTGATAAATTCATATAAAAAAGCTGAATGCGTATTAACTTCCAATCTTTCCATTTTTAAAATAGAAAAAATATTAAACTTATCTCCTCTATGCTTTTGTAACTCTTCAATAAGTTCTATTTTTCCATATAACTTAATTAAAGCTTTTTCTAGTTCTTTAAAATCTATATTTTTATCACTCATTTCAACAATTCCTTTTTAATTTACTAAATCTTATCATACACGAATAACCAAGTAAGGTTACTCAAATCTCTTCAAATACAAATCAATATTCTCTTTCACTTTACTTTTCAATTTATCAGGCTCAATAACCCCAATAAAAGGAAGATACCTTTGAATAGTAGGAATTATCTCCATATAATCTGTAATCATTAGTTCTATATCACAAGATTCATCATCATAGATTTTTAATACTCTTTGTGATTTATTTAGTGGTTTTCGCATGACATATCTTGATACTTCTTTATCAAGAAAGAGTTGAACTAAGATAGGTTCATTTTCTGGTTTATAGTAGGCACTTATGGCATTTTCAAAAGAGTTTATTTTTTCTTCATCAAATCTAAAGTTTGAGTGTAATACTTCTATATCTTTAATAGTATTTAGATGGAAAGTTTTTATTTTATTATCAATTGGCTCAAATATGATTAGATACCAAAATCCCTCAAGGTTTAGAATTTTAAGAGGATATATTTCTCTATTTTTCTTATTATAAAAGCATTTGATAATAGATTTTGACTCTATTGCATTTTTAATTTGAATTATTTCATTTTTAAAGTTATCTATTTTTTCTATTGAGCTTGTTTGATAAAGTTTATTTGTTAATTCATCTTCAAATTTTAGAAATAGACTATCAACTTTTGGGGATAAATCAACATCACTATATTTATCTTTTGATTTATTTTTTAATATTGCAATTATTGCTAATTCATCAGAGCTAAACAAAGTTTTTGTTAAAAAGTTGTTTTTAGCTTTATAGGTTTTAGAAGAGTAATTATAATAGATCTTATCATCTACAAATAAAGGCAAGATATAATCTTTAAAATCACTTTGAATGATTTTTTTACTTACACCTAATCTTTCAACAAGATTTGGTGTTGATAAATCATAGCCTTTATTTAACAATTCTAATATAGCTGATAGTCTATTTATTCTAATACTAAAATCCATTTTCATCTTTGATAATAATTTATTAATTATTATATCTACCAAATGACTCTCAATTGACTCTTTTTTATCTAAATTCATAAAATATTTTTATAATTAGATATTTTTACACTAATCCTGTAAACAATATTTTACACTTAATACTATTTTCAACTAAATCTTCATTAATAGCTGTTCCAAAGATTACTTCACAATTTTCATCACAATTGTCATTTATAAAACCCATAATATCATTTACGATTAATAAAGAGCTATTAGGTAAAATCTCAAACTCAACCCAAATACCTTTTGCAGCTTTTAATTCATTAGAAAACTCATTTTTAATATCTGATGTTATATTATCTTCAACATTAAAAATCTTAACATAACCAGCAACTTTTCCTATTTTTGACAAGATTACTTGTAAATCTTGTAAATCAGTATTTGTAGTATTTAAATTCATTTTGTTCTCCTAGATTGTTTATATAGTGAAATTATAAACTAGGTGAATTACTTAGGTTGGGGATTTAGTGAAATTTAGGAAAAGGAAAAACTAACTTGAGAATAAATTCCCAAGTTGATTTTATTTTATAACATAGTGATCTTATCTTCTTTTGTAGTAATCATACATAAAAACTCATATTCGCTACCATAACAGGCTTCATAGTTATGTTCTACTCCTGCTGGAATGTAAATAAAATCTCCAGCTCTTGCGTGATACTCTTCATCACCTACAATAACCTTTGCTTCACCTTTTAAAACATATTGTTGGTGTTGTATTTCATTGATATGATTTGGCATAGAACCATCAACTGCCAGGGTAACTTTTCTAACAATAAAATCTTTATCCTCTTTTGGAGTTAAAACAGCAATTGAGGCATTTACAGTTTTTGGAATACAAGTTGATTCATAAACGTCTGAATTATTACAATATTTGTTCATATCTATCCTTTTTTTTAATTGTTTATAATTGTAATTATAACTCTTTTTAAGAATAAAATGTATTAAAATACAAAAGCAATATCAGCAATACTAATATTGTAAATATTTATTTTAACTCCATCACTATCAACAACATTGTATGAGATAATCAATTCATTTGGATTTTCTATAGTTTGATTCTCTTCAGCAAATTTTACATATTTATCATAATCAATAACGCTATAAATAAATTTTGCTTTTTCTTTAAATTTTTCATTATTTATATATCTTACATAAACTTCTTCGTATGTTTTGGGATCATATTTATCATAAAAATTCTTCTTATACATTAGCTCACAATAAGCAGCTTTTTTAGAATTTGTTGAAGAGTATTCTAAATAATCATCTGCAATAATTGACTCTAAACTTTCATGTATTTCAAATAGATTATACTTTTTATATCCATCTTCATTTGATATTTCAGCTGTTGTTCTAATCATTTTTATTCCTAATTTTTTATTTGATTTTAGCATATTCTTTGTTATAAACACATAATTAATTTTTAATATGTATAATCTTATATAATTATAAATAGATAACAATATATATTGTTTTTTGATATAATTTCATATAAAGTTAATGCATATTTTATATAGTATTTTTGAGAAAAATTATTTTTCTATTTCTACCTTATATATAGCTTTTATTTAGTATTATCATTACATTTTAAATACTATTTATATATCTATTAATGTTTATATATTGTATAGTATAAATATTTTATATAAAGTACTATTTTATAGCTTTATTCTAATTTATTAGATTTTATGATAGATTTGCCCAATACTAAGACCACCATCATTAGCTGGAATATCAATATTAAAATAAAATTCCCTACCCTGCTTTTCAAATTTATCAATTAAAATTTCTAATAAAATTCTATTTTGAAAAACTCCTCCACTAATTACCAAAGGAAGATTTTTATAAGT
This region includes:
- a CDS encoding PD-(D/E)XK nuclease family protein, which translates into the protein MSDKNIDFKELEKALIKLYGKIELIEELQKHRGDKFNIFSILKMERLEVNTHSAFLYEFINPKGTHYQDDKYLRIFIDEVLKIEDFDFENVKVGRENLIDANRRIDFTIENDDYYIAIEMKIDATDQDKQLSDYFEYAKKQDKKFFKIYYLTLDGRDADEKSAKEVEYERISFQSNILNFIEKSIEKSANLPIIRESLFQYKNLILNITNQTTQEMQMEIIEIINTPKMAIAATRMSKGLAKVWAEREFLFWKSLTIKLEEYLKNKKNWGMEGYNFSIKDSSTDDLIKEIYEKRTKDNDLGLRLNLNKNNFYFLIYSYSKSNFKYQIEFESKSDIEKLAKLIDFKYKYKNARYCESKYALNFCKDYEEPTYDIFDNDKLDKIVENIYNEIKSYMDIIVKELN
- a CDS encoding helix-turn-helix transcriptional regulator encodes the protein MNLDKKESIESHLVDIIINKLLSKMKMDFSIRINRLSAILELLNKGYDLSTPNLVERLGVSKKIIQSDFKDYILPLFVDDKIYYNYSSKTYKAKNNFLTKTLFSSDELAIIAILKNKSKDKYSDVDLSPKVDSLFLKFEDELTNKLYQTSSIEKIDNFKNEIIQIKNAIESKSIIKCFYNKKNREIYPLKILNLEGFWYLIIFEPIDNKIKTFHLNTIKDIEVLHSNFRFDEEKINSFENAISAYYKPENEPILVQLFLDKEVSRYVMRKPLNKSQRVLKIYDDESCDIELMITDYMEIIPTIQRYLPFIGVIEPDKLKSKVKENIDLYLKRFE
- a CDS encoding cupin domain-containing protein — its product is MNKYCNNSDVYESTCIPKTVNASIAVLTPKEDKDFIVRKVTLAVDGSMPNHINEIQHQQYVLKGEAKVIVGDEEYHARAGDFIYIPAGVEHNYEACYGSEYEFLCMITTKEDKITML